tatgtatgtatgtatgtacgtatgtacgtatgtacgtatgtacgtatgtacgtatgtacgtatgtacgtatgtacgtatatacgtatatacgtatatacgtatgtacatgtgtgtatgtgtgtgtatgctcgtatGTTGGTGCCCAGTGTAACTTACAAAATACGGTTATGTAAGCAACAAGACGTTTACTCTTACAGAATCATTGTTTTCGGGGCGTGCTTATGTAATACAGCAAAGGTCACAGTAACAACCTGAATGCATTAGCTATACGTAACGAGGTTAATCTTATTACCTCGTTATAATAAGCAAGATAAGGAAATATATCTCTGTTCATTCTCAGCAAGATTGATCAGGTACATGAAAAACTGCATagtcatatacattcacacatacatacacacatacacacacagatatatatatatatatatatatatatatatatatatagagagagagagagagagagagagagagagagagagagagagagagagagagagagagagagagagagacggacaaatagGCAGGCAcatagacactatatatatatatatatatatatatatatatatatatatatatagagagagagagagagagagagagagagagagagagagagagagagagagagagagagagagagagagagggagagagagagaggagagagagagagagagagagagagagagagagagagagagagagagagagagagagagagagagagagagagagagagagagagagagagagaaaatatatgtatgtttgtatatgtatgtatgtatatgtatgtatgtatatgtgtatatgtatatatgtatatgtatatataagtatatatatatatgtatatgtatatatacatatgtgtttgcgtgtacacacacacacacacacacacacacacacacacacacacacacacacacacacacacacacacacacacacacacacacacacacacacaaataaatatatcaagagaaaaagagacgccTTCTCGTCGTTCAACAGCCTTATCCACTTTTCAAGGATAGAAGTCGAAAGCCCTCAATTACAACCGAAGAATCGAACAATCTACAATCAAACAGTGATTTAAGCAACAACCTTCCGACGATGTTGCCATTATTGTCACCGTAACTACCGCCATAACACGAGGGACAGCATTGACACTTTAATAAGGATATTACATTTGCCTTTGCTACCATAATTACTACTCGTACcattagataaaaataataacagcgacccaataataacaataaaaataatgatgtaatcattaccagcatcatcatcgccatcattatcatcaccaacatcatcgtaTTAATAAAACCAACCAAAGCATCATCCGCTTATCTTCCAATTTCATTATCGTTacagacagtaataataatttaaaaaaaaaaacgacaaaggaaatcaagaagaaaaaaatagttaacaaccctaaaaaaaataataaactaataaataaataaataaataaatgtataaataaacagaaaacgaggTATGACATCACCGCGCACGTGACAGGGCCGGGCTTGGGGGTTAGGAGCGCGACCTTGACTCACCTGCCAaaccttcttattttttccctccttcaccttatttttctttttttttatgtaagattttttttttggattttgctTCTTCGGCTAGCCCTTTgttgaatttgttgttgttgttgttgttgttttattttgtgttaatGCATAAACATGTCTGTTACGTGTACGCTTTCATGCATACATGCTGACACACGTACAAGgattcacacatacaaaaacacacacacacacacacacacacacacacacacacacacacacacacacacacacacacacacacacacacacacacacatatatcctcctatacgtgtctttctctcttcttttccattttttctccctctacctctacctccctcactccctctccctcgcaccaAAACCCACAAACCAAACCGctaaacacaaaggaaaaatacaaaaaacaaaaaaaaaatcaataaaccacgcctctctttcccctccaggTGACACAGCTTCGTCgaggataaaacaaaaaacacacaaaaaaaaaacgtagaaccAGCCCGAGGAGGAGGAAACCAGTCCGCCGTCGTAAACCGCCCACCATGAACACCAGCCCTCGGACGTGGGCGGCGATATGGGCGTGCTGGTGCCTGTGGGCGTGGGTCGACCAGTGCAGCGGCGCCGTCATCCCGCCGCGCTGGGTCAACCACACCCTCAACCCATGCGCGGCCAAGTCGTGGCAGCTGCTCTACTGGCCCGAGGATGGGTCCTGCCACAGGATCTTCACGCAGGTCAGGCCCACTTGTCCTTGACTCCTGGCGGGTCCTTCGCCTCCTAATCCCtgcctctccgtctttcttttttctctttttgtgtgtgggggggggggctatctcTTAGCGGCtcggggagagggagtaggagtgggagtgggagtgggagtgggagtgggagggggagtggtggtgggggtgggagggggagtgggggtgggggtgggatggggagaagagggagaggtaggtgagggggtgtagggggagagggagagggagagggataggaagaagaggagatggagaaagagaggaaatttaatagggaaggggagagaaagatggaggggggagttagagggaagagaaaaggagaggaagaagtaagaggatagggagagggagggcgagtttgggagagggaaagggagaagtaactgaagaaggaaagagagagggagaagtaaggggaaggggaggggggagagggaaagggggagggagaaggagagggcgagggagagggggggggaaggcagaggtaatagaagaaggagaaggagagggagaggcaaacgaagaaagagagggagacgtaaGAGCTAgcatgagaaggggggagggagcaaggcaGCAAGGTCATCTCTCCTGACTCCTCAAGGTCTCACTGGAGGACCTGAGGGAGGACAACTTATATCCCTTCTTGCACGTGTCTGTCTCCATTGCACAGACgcaacggcaaaaaaaaaaaaaaaaaaaaaaaaaaaaaaaaaaaaataaataaaacaaataaaaatataaaaaaacaatagctTTTCTACAAAGGCTCTAAATTTTCCCTAAGGCTTGCAGTGATGAGATTATTCCCTTTAAAgattaccatgataatgataaagaaaaaaaaataaacaaattaagagTATATCCCAAAATGGCCAAGACTTCAAAGCTAAATATAAACGACCACATATACTTCGTTTTAAAACTCGTCTCATCCTACTGTCCCCTCCTTGATAGATATCCaacaaacaatttaaaaaaacaaagaaaacataagtAAACAGATCTCAAAAAGGCAAGCACATGCATaatcttccttgtctctctcccccccctccccaccagggCCCGTGTGGGGATAGCCAGGAGTTCTACTATGACCCCGTGGCAGGTTCAGGAGCGTGCCGGTGCCCGAGAGCCAAGATCCTGTACCCGCCCACCGGCCTGTGCTACGCGGAGTACACAAAGGGACCCTGTACTTCCAGGtactttattgataatatttttagtATAATCTTACACAACACTAACTTAGCCTGACCAATAATCTCATATAATCCTACATTAACTAATCCAACCCAACACATACCAAACTTAAacctaacttaacttaacctaacttaacctaacttaacttaacctaacttaacctcaCCCAACCCAACTAGTTCCACCTCAACCTAACCTAACTTTCCATGCTACGTCTTGTCCAACATAACTTTTCATACTTAAGTCTACGggactattttattatcactttgatACTATTTCCAACATATACATCATCCAACCCAACCAAATTTTTCATACCAAGACTAAATAACACTATTTCATAACTATACACAATTGTTATCGAGATGACGGGACAGGTAAACTTCATCAGACTTCGGCAGGTAACTTCCGGCCTCCAATTCTGAGCAGGAAGTGAAAATTCCCGTTAAATTTACCTGTAGGGGGTACTTATGCCGcctctttttctttacctgtttACATTAACAGATCACTGTTCTcaaggtcatttttttttttttacgggcgCGTAACATTGATGAAAAAATTAAAACAGGATTAATTTTTTTGCTCGTTTTTCTCTCGCCCAAGTAGCTTCTTACTGAGTAGtatgaattattatataaataacaatattgatgatggcgatgatgattaatgatgctaattatcaGACAACCATGACAACAAGCTTGAAACGTCCCCTATTTTCCCTCTTGACAGACAGTACCTGGTCACGGAGGAGGATGGGCAGACGGGCACGTGCCGCGCCTTCAAGGAGTGCCCGCCCCGCCACGTGTTCTGGCCCCAAGATGACACGTGTTACCAATACCACACGCGCGGACCCTGCCTCAAGGGATACCTCATCTACATCAATCCCATCACAGGTActtttctcactcgctctcaccaTCATATTTTTTAATTGCCTCTTTTCTTTTACATAATAGTCATTCTTATCGTTACTGTGACTGATAATAAAGCAGAGACTGCCTTCAGCGTGCCGTGACCCCGCGCCTCTCGTTCCAGGGTTCCCCGAGTGCGGCTGCGACAGGAACGTGATGTTCAGCAACTACTGGTCGCTGACGGGCCTGTGCTTCGAGCTGTTCGAGCGCGGCCCGTGCCTGGACGGCGCCATCTTCCTGTACAACGCCACGCGCGGCTCCACCGAGTGCAGCTGCAGCGCCTCCATCCTCACCAACTACCACCGCGAGAGCGACGGCTGCTTCGAGCTCAACCAGCGCGGCCCGTGCCAGCCCGGCCAGGTGTTCACCTTCGATCCGCGCGAGATGACCACGCAGTGCCGCTGCCGGGAGGACCATGCGCTGTGGGCCCCGTCCGGCCACTGCCACCGCCTCTACTCGCGCGGGCCTTGCGACAAGGGCCACTTCTTCATCTCGGCGCCGGGGACCGAGAACGGCACCGCGCTCGAGGGGGAGTGCCACGAGTACCCGTGCTCGGGCACCCGCCGATACCACCCCGCCACGGAGACCTGCTACCGGCTCGGCTGGCGCGGCCCGTGCCCCGAAGGCCAGCTTTTCATCTACGACGAGGAGACGCCCCTGCGCGGCGCCTGCGGCTGCACGCGCGAGCTGGTGGGCTACTGGCCGGAGGACGACCGGTGCTACGAGCTGGGCGGGCGGGGTCCCTGCCAGCATTCGCAGGTGCTCTCGTACGACAAGGCCACCGGCGGTGTCCAGTGCACGTGCGACATCCGGAAGGGCTTCGTCCAGTGGCACGACGACCGCTGCTACCGCATCGAGACCCGCGGGCCGTGCGCCGTCGGGGAGATCATGGTCATCAAGCGATGGCGCCCCGTCACGCCCACCTGCACGCCCGCCGGCTCGTCCCACACGCCCAACGCGCCCCTCCTGCTGCTGACTGCAGCGCCCGCTAGAGACAAAGCGCCGCAGCACCACCGCGAGAGCAACAGTGTGACGGCTGCGCGCGGGGACAGCTCCTTCACGCTGGGCGCCAACGACACCCTCGTGCCCGCCGCGGCCAACATTACGAGCGAGACTCCGCTCACGCCCGCCCAGCaacgcccgcccgccctccgcaACGGACGCCGACTGTCCAGTCGCCCCGCGCCCACCAACATCTACTCGCTGGTGGCCGTGGAGGATGCCACGGGCGGAGGAGCAGCGTGGGCAGGAGAGGGCGTGGCGGTGACTGCCTTCCCCCAGGGGCGGACGGGGCGCTCGATGGCCGACACCGAGACGTGGGGCTTCCTCGATGGGTCCTACTTCAAAATCCCCGGCACTTCTCCCGGGACGTACTACACGGGGCGCCCTGACGGAGAGCCCTCCCTCCAGCCGTGGTGGGGGGAGCCCTCCACCTAAGCGACGCCGGGGGTCGCCGCCCCACACCCTCACACGCCGCTGGGCATTACCGTGACCCCAGGCCATGGCCCCCACGCACCCACACAGCCTGTGATACGAGCCGCCCGGACTCCACGCCCCCGTCATGCAAAAGGACCTCCATCCGGCGCCGCCCTCGCCCTTGCGACCCGCGCTTGTGCCTTCGCCTGCTACTCACCAACGGGACGGGACGTGACTCTGAAAACGCTAACAACAAACATCATTCACTCGTGGCGGATAAAGTGTTCGAAAAGAGACAATATCACTACCACCACAGAGTGtaataatcacacaaacacacgtccgACAGGGAATGAACTTCCTTCCCGCCCGATAACCCTCCCGTCGTAAGAGGCAAACCGCAGGCCGGCCGCACAAAACACTTGCTAAACTCAAAGGAGGGAAGTGACTGCCGCGATGTGTCCAACAGTTGCGAGACACGTGTGTTGTTGCGGTGACCTCGAGCAATTGCACACTCTAACCCGACGGGCCTGCCTGGAggttcatgcttttttttttttttgtgaatagttttacaatgtatgtatatatcatgattGTTCATTTCCGTGAATATGTAATAAAGTTAAAACCTCCTTCTGCCTACGACTTTCACTtcctacttcccctttccctcgccgTCCCTCCTCAAGCCTAAGCCTAAATGATAAATCAAATATTCGCAACATtctctccagaaaaaaaaaaaaaaaaatactgaaggcGTGTACCGGGTAAACAAAGACGGCGACAACACGCTCGAACCCGCCGACGTAAATTAATTTCCAAAATTAACACAACCacgcttcctcttctcttcgaAAGTATAGTCTGACGTAACGCAAATTACAACAAACGCACATCCaaacagatttaaaaaataataataatgacttcctCACAGAACACCGCCACGCGCCATATGACAGGCGAAAGTAAACAAAGATTCTGAAAATCGCTCCCCGGGGCAGggaccctccccccacccacctttctACCCTACCCTGGAACACCAGTGAAAGTCATAATACGTTATTCACACATCCCTATAcgcacacaccctcccccttcttcgcCGCCGGAGGAATTGCCTTATGCAAAGAGCCGATGATTAGCACGCTGGTTAACATTTGCTCTTTCAATTTCGCTCGAGAATACTTTGCTTTCCCTGCCCGAGGCCAACGCAGCGCCGAGGGGTTCGAAATATActtattctattatatttatatttattctattatatttagCTTTAAAAAATAACCTAATCATTCAAACTCATTCGAAAGAATAGAATACAGAATATCAAACGCGACACTGATGAATTTGGTGAATAATGACAAACTAAGAAAAAACAACGACATTTactgaaattctttttttttcatgtaattcaATTACGAAAAATTAAGattaatgtgaaaaaaaagatgTGTGAAAAAACGCAAAttaacgcgtttttttttttttttttttaacctaccgCATTTCTCATTTGCATGTTACTCATTTACTGAAAATTACGACAAGTGTTGAATTGGAGAAAGCTTCATCAAATTTTACCGCAATGAGAAACGTGTTAATTTACTCAATTGcatctattcattaattaatgTTTAATCACTTGCGTCTGtccgtgtggttgtgtgtgtgtgtgtgtgtgtgtgtgtgtgtgtgtgtgtgtgtgtgtgtgtgtgtgtgtgtgtgtgtgtgtgtgtgtgcgtgcgtgcgtgcgtgcgtgcgtgcgtgcgtgcgtgcgtgcgtgcgtgcgtgcgtgcgtgcgtgcgtgcgtgcgtgtgcgtgcgtgtgtgtgtgtgtgtgtttgggcgagtgcgtgtgtgggcgcgtgtgtgggcgcgtgtgtgggcgcgtgtgtgggcgcgtgcgtgGGCGCGTGCGTGGGCGCGTGCGTGGGCGCGTGCGTGGGCGCGTGCgtgggcgcgtgcgtgcgtgcgtgcgtgcgtgcgtgcgtgcgtgcgtgcgtgcgtgcgtgcgtgcgtgcgtgcgtgcgtgcatacgtgcgtgtgcgtgcatgcgtgcgcgcccgagtgagagagagagagagagagagagagagagagagagagagagagagagagagagagagagagagagagagagagagagagagagagagagcgattaggTATTGCTCTAAAGCGTGTGCCTTAGAATAACACATTCCGAATGCGGAACTGAAGGAATGTACCGCAACAGGTGCAGATTCAAAGACAAGAGATCGTGTGATTTCTCCGGGCGTGTCTTATCTTTCGCAGTCTGTTTGCACATTCAACGAGTGTCAGCACGCATGCACGCGTTAGCatacacccaaaaaaaaacattaatatatccatgtacatacaaatatccataaatatacaaaaagaccGTTCCACTGGCATAGAGACAATACACACCCGAaaggcacaaacatacacacgcatacgcatacgcacacaaacaagcacgcacacacacacacgcacacacgcagtatCTATTTTATCTCATCTACTCTCTAGCAAAAGCAAAATGTCTCTCATCTTGCATGCAATAGAATTTTAGAAACTTCCGTTCaggaatttcacacacacacaaaccaatgcTCGCACGCGACTGGACTGTAAGTTCCcactcagagaaagagaaagagaaagagaaagataaagagaaagagaaagagagagagacagagagagagaataaataaacaatttggaAAGAGAAATCTTCACAGATAAGAACGGAGACAACACCGCTAAATAGCCCAACTTAACCACATTAAACATTTAAAAACCTTACTTTCATATACAACTGCAAAATCACCGCGTCTAATTCAAGGTCCGGTACCTTCCCTACCAGCATCTCGCACCGTAATCACACCACGTTCGGGATTAGACTCAGACATTATGCTTGTCATCCGTCGTCGTACAAGGACACCACAATCTTACACAAGGAAGACCAACTGCATAATTATTGATCAATGATACATCTATTGACTGTATTGCAAGAGATGCCTGtactaacaaaataataatcacctTCATTTAATGCAAAATCTTAGAAAAACAATATCGATAATCTTTAACTCATCACCTAACTCATCCGCTCATTTCTCTGCACCACTCGCCTCCATTCGCCTCTGGTTTGCCTTCCACTTATGGATCGATTTCCCTTATAATTCGTTTCTTTCAGATATGCAATATTCGTTAAGTGCAATTCCTCCCAATCGCCAATATACTTCCATCTCAATCACCCACGATCAATCCACAATTTGAAATTCTACAATATTTCCTTACttttaaagatatagatatatattaatatgtacgaAAAACAACGTGTATTTACACGCACTGAAACACGATGAGAAAAGAACAAATACATATTGACGTTTCGAATCAAATGAGACTCCTCATCACAAGACCATAAAACGAATCGCATTGTTTTCGTCTAATTTGCGGGCCTGCTTCAACTCCTACTCAAATATTATGGGTTACTCACTCAAGCTTGCCCTCCAGCTTCGTTATATTCCCCTCCATTTGAGCTATCGTGGCCTCCTTCTTCCGTAGTTCCTCTCGCAGGTGTAGAACTTGCTCGGTCTTTGTGTCTAACTCTGTCTGCAAGGGAGAATCAGAGCAGCTTCAGAGTCACATCAATACagataaaaaacagaataaacaaaaaaaaaatcgtgaaaaaaataatagccaGCATATAAccagacacaaaaaaataactaGGACAAAGCACATCCAGATACACATTTCCTAAGTCTCTACAGAAATAACCGGCATTAAAACCACATGCTTACAGTCAGGAGATCTTTGTCGTGGTCCAAACGGCTGACATTCCCCCGCAGGGCTGCCCCGTCTGCCCTCGCCAACGCCAGTTCCTTGGTCACCCTGTCCAGCTCAGTCTCCAAGTCCGACACCCGGTTCTCGGCTGCCGATAGCTGGCTCAGGCGGAACTCCAGCTGGTGCTCTGTGTTCCCGATCTCGCCTACCTTCCTTTCCAAGAGTTTTCTGCGTGGAGATGAAGCATTTAGCAGGTGTCAATCCATTCGGCGTTTATTTAATGCATTTACTTTTACTGTCCATAAGTAAGGAAACAAGAAAATGCGAAAATGCGGAAACCTTGTTtttttacagtaaaaaaaaaaaaaaaaaaaaaaaaaaaaaaaaaaaaaataataataataataataataatattaaatgaacATTAACATAACGATAATCTAACTACTCACCAACATTAACAAAATAATCTAACCTACTCTCCAACATTGACCTAATCTGACCTACCCCCGGACATAAATATAACTACTCACCAACATTAACATAATAATCTAACCAATTCCCCCACATTAACATAAGAATAATCGAACCTactcaccagcatcatcatcaacgaTAACCTAACCACCTCCCTTTACTCCTCCATCCCTTACAACTTGACCCCATAACCTTCCTagcaacaaacgaaaaaaaaaaaaaaaaaccaagcaCTCACTTCATATCATCAGACTGTTTGCCCTGCAGACCCAATTCATTATTAGCCTGCTGGAGGGCATCCTGTAGGGCTTGCACTTGATCCTGCAGCGATGCTATGAGCGAGCCCTGGGACTGCAGGCGCTGATGCAATTCCGTTGCGACCcggcctccctcctccgtctggTGCCGGAGGTTGGACGCCTCCTCCTCCAAGGTGGCCTTCTCTCGCATCTGGCTGGTGGTGGCGCTCTGGATGGGAGGTTGGGGGTGGTGACGATTTAGGTAATGATGttcaggatgataataacaaagaagaacaacaaaaacaatactactactagtattgctatcattaatagtaattataataataataataataataataataataataataataataataataataataataataacaataataataataaaaataataataataataataataataataataataataataataataataataataaaaataataacagtaataataatattaataataataataataataataataataataataataataataataataataataattataattataataaaaaacaaaaataaagataataataacaataaaaaatggtactgataatattaagaataatagtaataataacaaca
The nucleotide sequence above comes from Penaeus chinensis breed Huanghai No. 1 chromosome 3, ASM1920278v2, whole genome shotgun sequence. Encoded proteins:
- the LOC125045335 gene encoding uncharacterized protein LOC125045335; translation: MNTSPRTWAAIWACWCLWAWVDQCSGAVIPPRWVNHTLNPCAAKSWQLLYWPEDGSCHRIFTQGPCGDSQEFYYDPVAGSGACRCPRAKILYPPTGLCYAEYTKGPCTSRQYLVTEEDGQTGTCRAFKECPPRHVFWPQDDTCYQYHTRGPCLKGYLIYINPITGFPECGCDRNVMFSNYWSLTGLCFELFERGPCLDGAIFLYNATRGSTECSCSASILTNYHRESDGCFELNQRGPCQPGQVFTFDPREMTTQCRCREDHALWAPSGHCHRLYSRGPCDKGHFFISAPGTENGTALEGECHEYPCSGTRRYHPATETCYRLGWRGPCPEGQLFIYDEETPLRGACGCTRELVGYWPEDDRCYELGGRGPCQHSQVLSYDKATGGVQCTCDIRKGFVQWHDDRCYRIETRGPCAVGEIMVIKRWRPVTPTCTPAGSSHTPNAPLLLLTAAPARDKAPQHHRESNSVTAARGDSSFTLGANDTLVPAAANITSETPLTPAQQRPPALRNGRRLSSRPAPTNIYSLVAVEDATGGGAAWAGEGVAVTAFPQGRTGRSMADTETWGFLDGSYFKIPGTSPGTYYTGRPDGEPSLQPWWGEPST